From Aegilops tauschii subsp. strangulata cultivar AL8/78 chromosome 5, Aet v6.0, whole genome shotgun sequence:
tagatttgtttttatattctaattagtgtttgtgccaagttaaacctataggatcttcttggatgatagttatttgatcttgctgaaaattctagaaactttctgttcacgaaaacaattgttaaaaatcaccagaacgtgataaaatactgattccaattgcagtagatcaataaacaaattatataggtcgtcctattttggtaaaaaaaattgagttccataagttttcgttagttacagattactacagactgttctgtttttgactgattctgtttttcgtgtgttgtttgcttattttgatgaatctatggctagcaAAATACTTTATAaaacatagagaagttggaatacagtaagtttaacaccaatataaataaagaatgagttcaatacagtaccttgaagtggtgttttgttttctttcgctaacggagctcacgagattttctgttgagttttgtgttgtgaagttttcaagttttgggtaaagatttgatggattatggaacaaggagtggcaagagcctaagcttggggatgcccatggcaccccaaggtaatctaaggacaccaaaaagccaaatcttggggatgccccggaaggcatcccctctttcgtcttcgtccatcggtaactttacttggagctatatttttattcaccacatgatatgtgttttgcttggagcgtcttgtattatttgagtctttactttttagtttaccacaatcatcctttctggacacaccttttgagagagacacacatgattcgggatttattagaatactctatgtgcttcacttatatcttttgagttatatagtttttgctctagtccttcacttatatattttagagcacggtggtggatttgttttatagaaactattgttctctcatgcttcacttatatcattttgagattcctacaaaacagcatggtaatttgctttaattgtgaaactagtcctaatatgctaggtattcaagattagtaaaaactttcttatgagtgtgttgaatactaagagaagtttgattcttgatgattgttttgagatatggaggtagtgatattaaagttgtgctagttgagtagttgtgaatttgagaaatacatgcgttgaagtttgcaagtctcgtagcatgcacgtatggtaaacgttgtgtaacaaatttgaaacatgaggtgttctttgattgtcctccttatgagtggcggtcggggacgagcgatggtcttttataacaaatctatcccctaggagcatgcgcgtagtgcttggtttttgatgacttgtagatttttgcaataagtatgtgagttctttatgactaatgttgagtccatggattatacgcactcttacccttccataattgctagcctcttcggtaccgtgcattgccctttctcaccttgagagttggtgcaaacttcgccagtgcatccaaacccgtgatacgatacgctctatcacacataatcctccttatatcttcctcaaaacagccaccatacctacctattatggcatttccatagccattccgagatatattgccatgcaactttccaccgttccgtttatcatgacacgttcatcattgtcatattgccttgcattatcatgtagttgacaacgtatttgtggcaaagccaccatgcatattatttcatacatgtcactcttgattcattgcccttcccggtacaccactggaggcattcatatagagtcatactttgttctagtattgagttgtaagcattgagttgtaaataaatagaagtgtgatgatcatcatttatagagcattgtcccaaaaaaagagaaaggcccaaaagaaaagaaaagaaaaaaggggcaatgctactatctttttccatacttgtgcttcaaagtagcaccatgatccttatgatagatagtctcttgttttgtcactttcctatactagtgggaatttttcgttatataacttggcttgtatattccaacaatgggcttcctcaaatgccctaggtcttcgtgagcaagcaagttggatgcacacccacttagtttcttttgttgagctttcatacatttttagctctagtgcatccgttgcatggcaatccctactcctcacattaacatcaattgatgggcatctccatagcccgttgattagccgcgttgatgtgagactttctccttttttgtcttctccacataacccccatcattatattctattccacccatagtgctatatccatggctcacgctcatgtattgcgtgaaagttgaaaaaagtttgagattactaaagaatgaaacaattgcttggcttgtcatcggggttgtgcatgatgagagcattcttgtgtgacaaaaatgcagcatgaccaaactatatgattttgtagggatgaactttctttggccatgttattttgagaagacataattacttAGTTAGGGATGCCAAACTATGTCTAGTGTGTTGTCTGTGCAGTGTTAAGTCTAGAGGAAGAGATGGCACACTGCTAGGCCAACCAGATGAGACTAAAGATACTccgcaagtttctggacagaaacttgatCGCCAAGTTTGGATAGCTTCTAGAAGGAGACTGGGCTAATCTTCTGGAGTTAAGCTTTTCTTAGGACGGTAATGAGGCTCAAGAAAAATCAGCCTCACTGGATCAAGGAAAAGTAcacttgctgtacaaagtgcatttTGAGGCCAGAATAGaaatgattttctgtagcaaaaatactCCAAAAACTTATGCAATAATTTTGCTCAGGGTGGTGTGCCAAGGAccaaagaatatttgggaattttctcagatATTTGGGAGCAAgaaaaatgagggttgctttggagaATAAGTTTTTGAATTGAATTTCACAGAAGAAAaagaatatttttcttttatgaaaatattCCTTGGATTCTTTTGGGATTTTTTAGGAAAAGAATGATGGGTATGAGAGGgatgggtcacttgggtgaaaatcaaggacatgcccaagtgtttaagtccatttgaattgattcaaAAACCCCAAATTCATAGACGAGGCAAAAgaagtccggaaaaagagagaaggcaaaaaccaggctgtcacatcCTCTGCCGCCGCCGGCTGCGGGGCAGACGCCTCCTCCGCCGCGTCCTCCACCCCTGGCGGTCGGCGCCATGCGCGATGACGCCTTCCCCAACCCAAACGATTGTTACGTCGTCTTTACCAGCATGGGCAgtgatacgtctcaaacgtatctataattttttattgttccatgctatattatattctgttttggatgtttattgggctttattatacacttttatattatttttgggactaaccaattaaccggaggcccagcccaaattgctgtttttttgcctacttcagtgtttcgaaggaaaaggatatcaaacggagtccaaacggaatgaaaccttcgggaacgtgattttcggaacaaacgtgatccagaggacttgcagtctacgtaaagcaatcaacgaggagggcacgaggcagggggcgcgcccacctcccccaggcgcgccctctaccctcgtgggcccctcgttgctccaccgacgtacttcttcctcctatatatacccatgaccctggaaacatcagatacggagccaaaaccctatttccaccgccgcaaccttctgtacccgtgagatcccatcttggggccttttccggcgctccgccggagggggcattgatcacggagggcttctacatcaataccatagcctctccgatgatgtgtgagtagtttatctcagaccttcgggtccatagttattagctagatggcttcttctctctctttggatctcaatacaaagttcacctcgatcttcttggagatctatttgatgtaactcttcttttgcggtgtgtttgtcgagatccgatgaattgttggtttatgatcaagtttatctatgaacaatatttgaatctcctctgaattcttttatgtatgattggttatctttgcaagtttctacgaattatcagtttggtttgtcctactagattgatctttcttgcaatggaagaagtgcttagctttgggttcaatcttgcggtgtcctttcccagttaTAGCAgtggcagcaaggcacgtattgtattgttgccatcaaggattaaaagatgggttttatatcatattgcatgagtttatccctctacatcatgtcatcttgcttaaagcattactctgttcttgtgaacttaatactctagatgcatgctggatagcggtcgatgtgtggagtaatagtactagatgcagaatcgtttcggtctacttgtcgcggacgtgatgcctatatacatgatcatacctagatattctcataactatgctcaattctatcaattgctcgacagtaattcgtttacccaccataatacttatgctcttgagagaagccactagtgaaacctatggcccccgggtctattttccatcatattaatctcccgtcaacaagttatttcgggcgccgtttattttgctttcttcacttttactctttaccataaaaataccaaaaatattatcttatcatatctatcagatctcactctcgtaagtgaccgtgaagggattgaaccCCTTTagcgtgttggttgcgaggttcttatttgtttgtgtaggtgagtgggactcgagcgtggtctcctactggattgataccttggttctcaaaaactgagggaaatacttacgctactttactgcatcatcctttcctcttcaagggaaaaccaacgcagtgctcaagaggtagcaggcagCTACAAGCACAGCGAGCGCCTGCTCCGGCAGGAGGTGAACACCATCATCCCGGTCGTGCCAGAATACATGCACTGGTCGGAGCGCCCGGTCACCTGGACCCGAGAATCCACCCGACCGTCATGCCCACACCGGGTGGGTATGCCCTCGTCCTCGACCCCACCTTAGTCGTTGCAAAGCGCACCTGCAAGTTTTTGCGAGTCCTCATatatggcggcagcagcatcaacatcctctaccgcgacaccatgaCCAAGCTCAGCATCGAGGCCAAGCAACTGAAGCCGACCCGGATGGTGTTCCACGGCATCGTGCCGAGTCTCTCTTGCTCCCCCATCGGCTGGATCCGGCTCGATACCCTATTCGGCACCAGCGACCACTTCCGGCGCGAGCCCAtttggttcgaggtggtggacctgtccagcCCGTACCATGTgttgctgggccggcccgcgcttgccaagttcatggcggtcccccactatgcctacttgaagatgaagatgccgggtccCAAGGGCCTCGTCACTATTGTTGACGATTACAAGAAATCCCTGGAGTGCGCCCGTGCCAGCGCCAAGCTGGACGAGTCGCTGGTCATAGCCAAGGAGCGGCGCCAGCTCGACCGGATCGTCGCCTTGGCCGACGAGCAGCCGGCTATGCCGGCTCCAGCCAAGGAGTCAGCTGGCGAGGCCTCGTTCCAGCCATCCAAGGACACCAAGAAGATCCCGCTCAACCCGTCCGACCCCAGCTATAGCAAGTACATTGTTGTGGGCACCAGCCTCAGCAGCACATAGCAAGGCGAGGttgtcgacttcctccatgagaatcgggatatgtttggatggtccccaaaggacatgccaggtgttccgaGGAAGTATGCCGAGCACAAACTACACGTCCACAAGGATGCCAAGCCTGTCCGTCAAACCATACGTCGCTtttcagaagagaagagaagaaccattggtgaagaagtCGCTCGGCTGctcgcagccggcttcatcatggaagtattCCACCcggagtggctggccaacctagTCCTCGTCGTGAAGAAAAACGATACTTGGCGCATGTGTATCAACTACACCTGCCTCAACAAAGCATGCCCCAAGGATCCTTTTGCCCTCTCGCGGATAGATCAAGTGATCGACTCCACGGCCGGttgtgagctcctgtccttcctggatgcttactccggctatcatcagatcaagctaGACCCGGTTGACGCCCagaagacgtccttcatcacgccctttggggCGTACTACTACATCACCATGTTGTTTGGCCTAAGAATGCCGGCGCCACCTTCCAGTGCTGCATGCAAAAGTGCCTGCTGTCGCAACTCGGCCGCAACATCCACgtctacgtcgacgacatcgtggtaaagactaatacgtctccaacgtatctataatttttgattgttccatgccgttatattatccatcttggatgttttatatggatttatatactattttatatgatttttgggacaaacctattaacctagatcccagtgccagtttctgttttttccttgtttttgagtttcgcagaaaaggaatatcaaactgagtccaattgacctgaaaatttactatgatttttatggaccagaagaagcccctaaagcaaatgagttgggccagaagagtcccgagccaagcacaagggtggagggcgcgccctacccccggGAGGGTGTTCCGTCCTTGTGGTTGACTCGTGGACaccctgacgtgaaaccgacgccaaaaattcctataaatacaaaaacccccgaaaataaacctagatcgcgagtaccgccaccgcaagcctctgtagccaccaataaccaatcggggccctgttccggcaccctgccagagggggaatcatcaccggtggccatcttcatcatcccggcgctctccatgacgaggagggagtagttcaccctcggggccgagggcatgtaccagtagatatgtgttttatctctctctctctctctcgtgttcctagtttggcacgatcttgatataTCACGAGCcttgttactatagttggatcatatggtgtttctcccctctatctccttgtgatgaattgaattttacctttgaggtttcactattatcggaatgaatactattatggatttcggaacacttgatgtatgtcttgcgtgggatacccgtggtgacaatggggtattctattgattcacttgatgtatgttttggcactcaactcgcggattcccaaggggacattggggtaatctatgcataggggttgatgcatgttttcgtccttgtttctccggtaggaatcttggggcactctttgagattctttgtgttggattgaatattatgaatttGAAGTTTTTTGATGcgtatcgtataattgacccacagatacttgtggtgacattggagtatctaggtgacattagggttgattgatgtgtgtcatatggtgttattttactatgaactctagggctgtttgtgacacttataggaatagctcaatggattgatcggaaagaataactttgaggtggtttcgtaccctacaagtaaaatcatcttatgttctcagctataggaactttggagtgacttttgttgcacgttgagggattattatatgatccaattatgttatcattgttgagagaacttgcactagtgaaagtatgaaccctaggccttgtttcctagcattgcaatacctttttcgttcacttttgttactagttaccttgctgtttttataatttcatattacaaaaacctatatctactatccatattgcacttgtatcaccataccTTCGCCGAacaagtgcacctatacaatttaccattgtatttggtgtattggggacacaagagactctttgttatttggtagcagggttgtttgagagagactgtcttcatcctacgcctctcacagattgataaaccttaggtcatccacttgagggaaatttgctacagtcctacaaacctctgcacttggaggcccaacaacgtctagaagaagaaggttgcgtaatagacatcaagctcttttctggcgctgttgccggggaggctaggtaagcggcactcacatcccgtcaacgaagcttttttctggcgccgttgccagggaggtgagtgcttgaagatatatctttagatcttgcaatcgaatcttttagtttctt
This genomic window contains:
- the LOC109735771 gene encoding uncharacterized protein translates to MPTPGGYALVLDPTLVVAKRTCKFLRVLIYGGSSINILYRDTMTKLSIEAKQLKPTRMVFHGIVPSLSCSPIGWIRLDTLFGTSDHFRREPIWFEVVDLSSPYHMKMPGPKGLVTIVDDYKKSLECARASAKLDESLVIAKERRQLDRIVALADEQPAMPAPAKESAGEASFQPSKDTKKIPLNPSDPSYSKYIVVGTSLSST